In Neisseria brasiliensis, the following proteins share a genomic window:
- a CDS encoding MORN repeat-containing protein, which translates to MLKYLAFLPLGLALWQPVNAAVIDPYQIKGCRYEGEVDKANTPHGKGSWACQDGRSYQGQFKNGRFEGKGTYTVNTSKTVFLEPFSVNSTRLNNMVLTGQFKQGFAEGQFQVTQNNEPLFVITFDKGMMKDVKLTNQPKKK; encoded by the coding sequence ATGTTGAAATATTTAGCGTTTTTGCCTTTAGGCTTGGCATTGTGGCAACCGGTAAACGCGGCAGTCATCGACCCTTACCAAATCAAGGGCTGCCGTTACGAAGGCGAAGTAGATAAGGCCAATACGCCACACGGCAAAGGCAGCTGGGCTTGCCAAGACGGTCGCAGCTACCAAGGCCAGTTTAAAAACGGCCGCTTCGAAGGCAAAGGCACTTACACCGTCAACACCAGCAAAACGGTATTTCTCGAGCCGTTTTCCGTCAACAGCACCCGCCTGAATAATATGGTGTTAACCGGCCAATTTAAGCAGGGTTTTGCCGAAGGTCAATTCCAAGTCACGCAAAACAACGAGCCGTTGTTTGTCATCACCTTTGATAAAGGCATGATGAAAGACGTCAAATTAACCAATCAACCTAAGAAAAAATAG
- a CDS encoding DUF3465 domain-containing protein, with translation MNKWIWIVIAAAAFFGYQKWQDTTQQPKQGQTQSRPSAQDQTRSGSATGSTNAESVLQSAFEQRRNNLQIEGEGVVKKTLPDDNKGSRHQRFILKLSSGQTLLVAHNIDLADKIKGLKKGDTVRFYGVYEWSEQGGVIHWTHHDPNGRHIDGWLKHNGKVYQ, from the coding sequence ATGAATAAATGGATTTGGATTGTCATTGCCGCTGCGGCGTTTTTCGGCTATCAAAAATGGCAGGATACGACGCAACAGCCGAAGCAGGGGCAAACGCAGTCAAGGCCGTCTGCACAAGATCAAACACGTTCCGGCAGTGCAACGGGCAGCACCAATGCCGAATCCGTGTTGCAGAGCGCATTTGAACAACGACGCAACAACCTGCAAATTGAAGGCGAGGGCGTAGTGAAAAAGACCTTGCCGGACGACAATAAAGGCTCGCGCCATCAACGCTTTATCTTGAAATTATCCAGCGGCCAAACCTTATTGGTGGCACACAATATTGACTTAGCCGACAAAATCAAAGGCTTGAAAAAAGGCGACACCGTGCGCTTTTATGGCGTGTACGAATGGTCGGAACAAGGCGGCGTGATTCATTGGACGCACCATGACCCAAATGGTCGGCATATTGATGGCTGGTTGAAACACAACGGCAAGGTTTATCAATAA
- the metZ gene encoding O-succinylhomoserine sulfhydrylase — MTKKLHPQTLAIRAGKEQTAYNEHNQALFLTSSFMWESAAHAADLFSKKVKGFTYTRTANPTTAAFEKRVAALEGAERAVATSSGMSAIQAAFLTFLSAGDHVICSRGLFGTTVGFIDTVVQRFGIEVSYVSTVDVAEWRAAVKGNTKLFFLETPSNPLSEVADLPALAALAHENEALLVVDNSLMSPFGQQPLQCGADISVQSATKAIDGHGRLAGGVLSGSEALMNQVAVYANSCGLAISPFNSFELLSGIETLSIRMEKQFDNALKVVQWLQQQPQVNAVYYAGLPDHPQRELVERQQNGGGIVVGFELADQDAAWKVIDSVNVFSRTTNLGDVRSTITHPWTTTHARMSPEDKLAAGIRQGLVRLSVGLEYIDDLIDDLNQALRA, encoded by the coding sequence ATGACGAAAAAGCTTCACCCGCAAACCTTGGCCATCCGCGCCGGCAAAGAGCAAACCGCTTACAACGAACACAACCAAGCATTGTTTTTAACCAGTAGTTTTATGTGGGAAAGTGCGGCGCACGCGGCGGATTTGTTTTCCAAAAAGGTAAAAGGATTCACCTACACCCGTACTGCCAACCCGACCACTGCTGCTTTTGAAAAACGCGTGGCGGCTTTGGAAGGTGCTGAGCGCGCAGTGGCGACATCGAGCGGTATGTCGGCGATTCAGGCGGCATTTTTAACTTTTTTGAGTGCGGGCGACCATGTGATTTGCAGCCGCGGTTTGTTCGGTACGACCGTCGGTTTTATCGATACCGTGGTGCAGCGCTTCGGTATCGAGGTAAGCTATGTGTCGACCGTTGATGTGGCCGAATGGCGTGCAGCAGTAAAGGGTAACACCAAGCTGTTTTTTTTGGAAACACCGTCTAACCCTTTGAGTGAAGTCGCCGATTTGCCGGCCTTGGCGGCGTTGGCACACGAAAACGAAGCTTTACTGGTGGTGGATAACAGTTTGATGTCGCCATTCGGACAACAACCTTTGCAATGCGGTGCTGACATTTCCGTGCAATCCGCAACCAAAGCGATTGACGGCCACGGCCGTCTGGCAGGCGGTGTGTTGTCCGGTTCGGAAGCCTTGATGAATCAGGTGGCGGTATATGCCAACTCTTGCGGTTTGGCGATTTCGCCGTTTAATTCGTTTGAATTGTTGAGCGGTATTGAAACGCTTTCCATCCGCATGGAAAAACAATTCGACAATGCGTTGAAGGTGGTGCAATGGCTGCAACAGCAACCACAGGTGAATGCGGTATATTACGCCGGTTTGCCCGACCATCCGCAGCGTGAACTGGTTGAGCGCCAGCAAAACGGCGGTGGCATTGTGGTCGGTTTCGAACTGGCCGACCAAGATGCGGCTTGGAAGGTGATTGACAGTGTGAATGTATTTTCACGTACGACCAACTTAGGTGATGTACGCTCGACCATTACCCATCCGTGGACAACCACCCACGCGCGTATGTCGCCGGAAGACAAGCTTGCCGCCGGCATCCGACAAGGCTTGGTGCGTTTGTCGGTCGGCTTAGAATATATTGATGATTTGATTGATGATTTGAATCAGGCTTTACGTGCTTGA
- the dcd gene encoding dCTP deaminase, with protein sequence MSIKSDKWIRRMSEEHGMIEPFEPNQIKEINGQRIISYGTSSYGYDIRCANEFKIFTNINSTIVDPKNFDPKNFVTVEDDCCIIPPNSFALARTVEYFRIPRNVLTVCLGKSTYARCGIIVNVTPFEPEWEGYVTLEFSNTTPLPAKIYAGEGVAQVLFFESDEVCETSYKDRNGKYMGQTGVTLPKT encoded by the coding sequence ATGAGCATTAAATCAGACAAATGGATTCGCCGCATGAGCGAAGAACACGGCATGATTGAGCCGTTTGAACCGAACCAAATCAAAGAAATCAACGGCCAGCGCATTATTTCCTACGGCACATCGAGCTACGGCTACGACATCCGCTGCGCCAACGAATTCAAAATTTTCACCAACATCAACAGCACCATCGTCGACCCGAAAAATTTCGACCCGAAAAACTTCGTCACCGTCGAAGACGATTGCTGCATCATTCCGCCAAACTCATTCGCACTGGCGCGCACAGTGGAATATTTCCGCATTCCGCGCAATGTGTTGACCGTGTGCTTGGGCAAATCAACTTACGCCCGCTGCGGCATTATTGTCAACGTCACCCCGTTTGAGCCGGAATGGGAAGGCTATGTGACGCTGGAATTTTCCAACACTACCCCGCTTCCGGCCAAAATCTATGCCGGCGAAGGCGTGGCGCAAGTGTTGTTCTTTGAGAGCGACGAAGTGTGCGAAACATCTTACAAAGACCGCAACGGCAAATACATGGGTCAAACCGGCGTGACTTTACCGAAAACTTGA
- a CDS encoding NGO1151 family protein produces the protein MSSIEQRLEFLEESNEVLRMQNHVLATALKGLIRALPGDTAQDVVESIQLAFEDALAELNYEDSPHTDLFHDVTYAFFREKER, from the coding sequence ATGAGCAGCATTGAGCAACGATTAGAATTTTTGGAAGAGTCAAACGAAGTTTTGCGTATGCAGAATCACGTTTTGGCCACCGCACTCAAAGGCCTGATTCGCGCCCTGCCCGGCGACACCGCTCAAGACGTGGTCGAATCCATCCAACTGGCGTTTGAAGACGCTTTGGCCGAACTCAACTACGAAGACAGTCCGCACACGGATTTGTTCCACGACGTGACTTACGCCTTTTTCCGTGAAAAAGAACGCTGA
- a CDS encoding FxsA family protein: protein MQFLGIGFLVLIFLEIMSIVWVADWLGGGLTFLLMIASFALGVFMLRRTGMSGVLLVGATMRSGKDISMYQLLWPIRFALAGLLLMSPGFASMLVALILLLPIKGKPIADMSMHTATFDPNRAHNPFTQQSTQPKDDDIIDAEYTTVTRVDPRSKTKDYIEHKLD from the coding sequence ATGCAATTTTTAGGTATCGGCTTTTTGGTACTGATCTTTTTAGAAATCATGTCAATTGTTTGGGTTGCCGATTGGCTCGGTGGCGGCCTGACCTTTTTGCTGATGATTGCCAGCTTTGCACTCGGCGTATTCATGTTGCGCCGCACCGGTATGTCGGGCGTGTTGTTGGTGGGTGCGACCATGCGCAGCGGCAAAGATATTTCCATGTATCAGCTTTTGTGGCCGATTCGTTTTGCATTGGCCGGTTTGCTGTTGATGAGCCCGGGCTTTGCGTCTATGCTGGTCGCGCTGATTTTGTTGCTGCCGATTAAAGGCAAACCGATTGCCGACATGAGCATGCATACCGCCACTTTCGATCCTAATCGCGCGCACAATCCGTTTACCCAGCAATCAACGCAACCGAAAGACGACGACATCATCGATGCCGAATACACCACCGTCACCCGCGTTGATCCGCGCAGCAAAACCAAAGATTACATCGAACACAAACTCGATTAA
- a CDS encoding DUF2788 domain-containing protein — protein MDEAVFSAWALKICLTVLVIFLGFIVWNLGKESKAGKFGMIMLFLVLGLGVFGFLFKELLISFLVLPK, from the coding sequence ATGGATGAAGCGGTATTTTCCGCATGGGCATTGAAAATTTGCCTGACAGTATTGGTGATTTTTCTTGGTTTTATTGTGTGGAATTTAGGCAAAGAGTCAAAAGCCGGAAAATTCGGCATGATCATGCTGTTTCTAGTGTTGGGCTTGGGTGTGTTTGGCTTTTTGTTCAAAGAATTATTGATCAGTTTTTTGGTGTTGCCAAAGTAA
- a CDS encoding basic amino acid ABC transporter substrate-binding protein, giving the protein MNMKKWIAAAIACSALTLGACSGQSKDTTAAAPAAADPNKVYRVAMNAEFAPFESRDANGKVEGFDVDLMDAMAKAGNFKVEYKHQPWESLFPALNNGDVDIVMSGVTITDDRKQSMDFTDPYFEITQVVLVPQGKPISSSEDLKNLNKVGVVTGYTGDFSVSKLLGNDSPKIARFETVPLVIKELENGGLDAVVSDSAVIANYVKNNPTKGMDFITLPDFTVENYGIAARKGDEATVQMLNDALKKVRESGEYEQIKAKYFADEAKK; this is encoded by the coding sequence ATGAACATGAAAAAATGGATTGCCGCAGCCATCGCCTGCTCGGCACTGACCTTGGGCGCATGCAGCGGCCAAAGCAAAGACACCACCGCCGCTGCACCTGCTGCTGCCGACCCAAATAAAGTATACCGCGTAGCCATGAATGCCGAATTCGCGCCATTTGAATCACGCGATGCCAACGGTAAAGTGGAAGGCTTCGATGTTGACTTGATGGATGCCATGGCCAAAGCCGGCAACTTCAAAGTGGAATACAAACACCAGCCTTGGGAAAGCCTGTTCCCAGCATTGAACAACGGCGACGTGGATATCGTGATGTCAGGTGTAACCATCACCGACGACCGCAAACAATCGATGGACTTCACCGATCCGTATTTTGAAATTACCCAAGTGGTGTTGGTACCGCAAGGCAAACCGATTTCTTCATCAGAAGATTTGAAAAACCTGAACAAAGTCGGCGTGGTAACCGGCTACACCGGCGACTTCTCTGTATCTAAACTGTTAGGCAACGACAGCCCGAAAATCGCCCGCTTTGAAACCGTGCCATTGGTGATCAAAGAATTGGAAAACGGCGGTTTGGATGCCGTAGTGAGCGACAGCGCTGTGATTGCCAACTATGTGAAAAACAACCCGACCAAAGGCATGGACTTCATCACCCTGCCTGATTTCACCGTTGAAAACTACGGCATTGCTGCCCGCAAAGGCGACGAAGCTACTGTTCAAATGCTGAACGACGCATTGAAAAAAGTACGCGAAAGCGGCGAATACGAGCAAATCAAAGCCAAATACTTTGCTGACGAAGCCAAGAAATAA
- a CDS encoding murein hydrolase activator EnvC family protein: protein MNTQTLLTISTRCKTILLIGMVALLAACASNQTKPVPEGYYRVQSGDTLYRIAKRYGQNVQALAAWNNLPNSSKIEVGQVLRVRRDAAANPSASRSVTPVNRLQLQWPVDNGSNSIIQRYNGVTNKGIDISGYRGQTVKAAAAGQVIYVGEGVRGYGKLILISHNTSTITAYAHNDNILVQKDQNVRAGQPIGNMGSTDSDRVKLHFEVRINGKAVDPMTHLPR, encoded by the coding sequence ATGAACACACAGACACTTCTTACCATCTCAACTCGCTGCAAAACGATTTTGCTCATTGGTATGGTGGCGCTGCTCGCTGCCTGTGCTTCCAACCAAACCAAACCGGTGCCGGAAGGCTATTACCGCGTTCAATCCGGTGATACCTTATACCGCATCGCCAAGCGATACGGCCAAAATGTGCAAGCCTTGGCTGCTTGGAACAATTTGCCGAATTCTTCCAAAATTGAAGTTGGCCAAGTTTTACGAGTGCGCCGTGATGCCGCCGCCAATCCTTCCGCTTCACGTTCGGTGACACCGGTTAACCGCCTGCAACTGCAATGGCCGGTGGATAACGGCAGCAACAGCATTATTCAACGTTACAACGGCGTCACTAACAAAGGCATCGATATTTCAGGCTATCGCGGCCAAACCGTGAAAGCCGCTGCGGCCGGCCAAGTGATTTACGTTGGCGAAGGTGTGCGCGGCTACGGCAAATTGATTTTAATCAGCCACAACACTTCAACCATCACCGCCTATGCGCACAACGACAATATTTTGGTACAAAAAGACCAAAACGTGCGCGCCGGTCAGCCTATCGGCAATATGGGCAGCACCGACAGCGATCGCGTGAAGCTGCATTTTGAGGTGCGGATTAACGGTAAAGCAGTTGACCCGATGACACATTTGCCACGATAA
- a CDS encoding recombination-associated protein RdgC codes for MWFKQISFYPVNKEKLPELETLAAKLGEAEFTHCQGLDWFSEGFAAPVSFSPELVFPADYTWRVALKKEEKVLPAGVIRDILDDKVLEIQSNEGRNVGRKEKQELKDIITDDLLPRAFTRSSRTQAVLDTRHGYLLVNNASSAKAENLLTKLREALGGLEASLPNTKQSPSSLMTSWLLDGHCEGGFELDSDCELKGVGDVVPTVKVSKQDLTADEVVQHVKNGKTVTQLGLVWREQIAFILTQDFTLKRIQYLDVLQEEAENNGDDAASLTFASQILMTEALSTMLEELVSYLGGWQE; via the coding sequence ATGTGGTTTAAGCAAATCAGTTTTTACCCTGTCAACAAGGAAAAACTGCCTGAATTGGAGACTTTGGCGGCTAAACTGGGCGAAGCGGAATTTACCCATTGCCAAGGTTTGGATTGGTTCAGCGAAGGCTTTGCCGCACCGGTTTCTTTCTCGCCGGAATTGGTTTTCCCGGCAGATTACACTTGGCGCGTGGCTTTGAAAAAAGAAGAGAAAGTCTTGCCTGCCGGTGTGATCCGCGATATTTTGGACGACAAAGTTTTAGAAATCCAAAGCAATGAAGGGCGCAATGTCGGCCGCAAGGAAAAGCAGGAATTGAAAGACATCATCACCGATGACCTGCTGCCGCGCGCGTTTACCCGTTCCAGCCGCACGCAGGCGGTGTTGGATACGCGGCATGGTTATTTGCTGGTGAACAATGCTTCTTCTGCCAAAGCGGAAAATCTGTTAACCAAATTACGCGAAGCCTTGGGCGGCTTGGAAGCGAGCCTACCGAATACCAAGCAGTCGCCTTCTTCGTTGATGACTTCTTGGCTGCTTGATGGCCATTGCGAAGGTGGTTTTGAGTTGGACAGCGATTGCGAACTCAAAGGCGTGGGCGATGTGGTGCCAACGGTGAAAGTATCCAAGCAGGATTTGACCGCCGATGAAGTGGTGCAGCATGTAAAAAACGGCAAAACAGTGACCCAACTGGGCTTGGTGTGGCGCGAGCAGATTGCGTTTATCCTGACGCAGGATTTCACGCTCAAGCGCATTCAGTATTTGGATGTGTTGCAGGAAGAAGCGGAAAACAACGGCGATGATGCCGCCAGCCTGACTTTTGCTTCGCAAATTTTGATGACCGAAGCGCTCAGCACTATGTTGGAAGAATTGGTTTCTTATTTAGGCGGCTGGCAGGAATAA
- a CDS encoding bifunctional 4-hydroxy-2-oxoglutarate aldolase/2-dehydro-3-deoxy-phosphogluconate aldolase, giving the protein MSATLTPREILSAGAVIPVMAIDDLSTAVDLAHALVEGGIPTLEITLRTPVGVDAIRLIAKEVPNAIVGAGTVTNPEQLKAVEDAGALFAISPGLHETLAKASHQSSIPLIPGVATPGEVQLALEHGIDTLKLFPAEVVGGKAMLKALFGPYPDIRFCPTGGITLESAPEYLALPNVLCVGGSWLTPKEAVQNKDWDSITRLAKEAAALKA; this is encoded by the coding sequence ATGTCTGCAACACTCACCCCACGCGAAATCTTAAGCGCAGGTGCTGTTATCCCTGTGATGGCGATTGACGATTTATCTACGGCCGTTGACTTGGCACACGCCTTGGTTGAAGGCGGCATTCCCACGCTGGAAATTACTTTGCGCACACCGGTCGGCGTGGATGCCATCCGCCTTATCGCCAAAGAAGTGCCTAACGCCATCGTCGGCGCAGGCACGGTAACCAACCCCGAACAACTCAAAGCCGTGGAAGATGCCGGTGCACTCTTCGCCATCAGCCCGGGATTGCATGAAACCTTGGCTAAAGCCAGCCATCAAAGCAGCATTCCGCTGATTCCGGGCGTAGCGACACCGGGCGAAGTGCAATTGGCCTTGGAACACGGCATCGATACCCTGAAGCTGTTCCCCGCCGAAGTGGTTGGCGGCAAAGCCATGCTCAAAGCTTTGTTTGGTCCTTACCCTGATATCCGCTTCTGCCCGACCGGCGGTATCACTTTGGAAAGCGCACCTGAATACTTGGCCTTGCCGAATGTATTGTGTGTCGGCGGCTCATGGCTGACTCCAAAAGAAGCAGTGCAAAATAAGGACTGGGATAGCATCACCCGCTTGGCAAAAGAAGCTGCGGCACTAAAAGCTTAA
- the trpA gene encoding tryptophan synthase subunit alpha, translating into MSRIQQTFADLNGAKALIPYITVGDPDTDTTLALMHSLVENGAGILELGVPFSDPMADGPTIQRAAERALKNHVSLKDVLSVVRRFREQNSRTPVVLMGYLNPIHKMGYETFAQAAAEAGVDGVLTVDSPVETIEPLQKALESRDIDCIFLIAPTTTEARIQTIAKLAGGFVYYVSLKGVTGAASLDTDEVSRKIELLRKYIDIPIGVGFGIKNAESARKISAVADAVIVGSRIVKEIEDNAGREAESVGLLAKELKDAIR; encoded by the coding sequence ATGAGCAGAATCCAGCAAACCTTTGCCGATTTAAACGGTGCCAAAGCCCTGATTCCCTATATCACCGTCGGCGACCCTGATACAGACACCACGCTTGCACTGATGCACAGCTTGGTGGAAAACGGTGCCGGTATTTTAGAATTGGGCGTGCCTTTTTCCGACCCGATGGCCGACGGCCCAACCATTCAACGCGCTGCCGAACGTGCTTTGAAAAACCATGTTTCGCTGAAAGATGTGTTGAGCGTGGTGCGCCGTTTCCGTGAACAAAACAGCCGCACGCCGGTGGTTTTGATGGGCTATCTCAACCCGATTCACAAAATGGGCTATGAAACCTTTGCCCAAGCTGCGGCCGAAGCCGGTGTGGACGGCGTGTTGACCGTGGATTCTCCGGTCGAAACCATCGAACCGTTGCAAAAGGCACTGGAATCACGCGACATCGACTGTATTTTCCTGATTGCCCCAACCACCACCGAAGCACGCATTCAAACCATTGCCAAATTGGCCGGCGGCTTCGTGTATTACGTTTCCTTAAAAGGCGTGACTGGTGCGGCCAGCTTGGATACTGATGAAGTTTCTCGTAAAATAGAGCTTTTGCGTAAATATATCGACATTCCGATTGGCGTCGGTTTTGGCATCAAAAATGCCGAAAGCGCCCGCAAAATCAGTGCTGTGGCCGATGCTGTGATTGTCGGCAGCCGCATCGTGAAAGAAATCGAAGACAATGCAGGCCGCGAAGCAGAATCGGTCGGCCTGTTGGCGAAAGAATTAAAAGACGCCATCCGTTAA
- the serS gene encoding serine--tRNA ligase, translating to MLDIQLLRNDTHAVAARLAARGYEFDTARFQALEEQRKAVQVKAEELQAARNSISKQIGALKGQGKHDEAQAAMDQVAQIKVDLEQAAKDLEAVQQELDAWLLTIPNLPHESVPAGKDETENVEVRKVGTPREFDFEIKDHVDLGEPLGLDFEGGARLSGARFTVMKGQIARLHRALAQFMLDTHTLQHGYTEHYTPYIVDDVTLQGTGQLPKFAEDLFHVTRGGDESKKTQYLIPTAEVTLTNTVADSIVADSELPLKLTAHSPCFRSEAGAYGKDVRGLIRQHQFDKVEMVQIVRPEDSYQALEEMVGHAENILKALELPYRVITLCTGDMGFGATKTYDLEVWVPAQNTYREISSCSNCEDFQARRMKARFKDENGKNRLVHTLNGSGLAVGRTLVAVLENHQNADGSINIPAALQPYMGGVAKLAVK from the coding sequence ATGTTAGACATCCAACTTTTGCGTAATGACACCCATGCGGTAGCGGCTCGTCTGGCGGCGCGTGGTTATGAATTTGACACGGCGCGTTTTCAGGCTTTGGAAGAGCAGCGTAAGGCGGTTCAGGTCAAGGCTGAGGAATTGCAGGCGGCGCGCAACAGTATTTCCAAGCAAATCGGTGCGCTCAAAGGTCAGGGCAAACATGATGAAGCTCAGGCGGCCATGGATCAGGTGGCACAAATTAAGGTGGATTTGGAGCAGGCTGCCAAGGATTTGGAGGCCGTGCAGCAGGAATTGGACGCTTGGTTGCTGACCATCCCGAATCTGCCGCATGAAAGCGTGCCTGCGGGTAAGGATGAAACGGAAAACGTGGAAGTGCGTAAAGTCGGCACGCCGCGTGAATTTGACTTTGAGATTAAAGACCATGTCGATTTGGGCGAACCGCTCGGCTTGGATTTTGAAGGCGGCGCGCGTTTGTCGGGTGCGCGTTTTACCGTGATGAAAGGTCAAATCGCGCGTTTGCACCGTGCCTTGGCGCAATTTATGTTGGATACGCACACGCTGCAACACGGCTACACCGAGCATTACACGCCGTATATCGTTGATGACGTAACCTTGCAGGGTACGGGACAGTTGCCGAAATTTGCCGAAGATTTGTTCCATGTGACCCGTGGCGGCGATGAGAGCAAGAAAACGCAATACCTGATTCCGACTGCGGAAGTGACGCTCACCAACACCGTGGCCGACAGCATTGTGGCCGACAGTGAATTGCCGCTGAAGCTGACCGCGCATTCGCCGTGTTTCCGTTCGGAAGCGGGTGCGTATGGCAAAGACGTGCGCGGTTTGATTCGCCAGCATCAGTTTGATAAGGTGGAAATGGTGCAAATCGTGCGTCCGGAAGATTCTTATCAGGCTTTGGAAGAGATGGTCGGCCATGCGGAAAACATCTTGAAAGCGTTGGAACTGCCTTACCGCGTGATTACCTTATGCACGGGCGACATGGGCTTTGGCGCAACCAAAACGTATGATTTGGAAGTGTGGGTGCCGGCGCAAAATACCTACCGCGAGATTTCCAGCTGTTCTAACTGCGAAGATTTCCAAGCACGCCGTATGAAAGCGCGTTTCAAAGATGAAAACGGCAAAAACCGTTTGGTGCATACTTTAAACGGTTCAGGTTTGGCAGTTGGCCGCACTTTGGTGGCTGTTTTGGAAAACCATCAAAACGCCGACGGCAGCATCAACATTCCTGCCGCCTTGCAGCCGTATATGGGTGGCGTGGCTAAGTTGGCAGTGAAGTAA